Proteins from a single region of Rana temporaria chromosome 5, aRanTem1.1, whole genome shotgun sequence:
- the PABPC1 gene encoding polyadenylate-binding protein 1 isoform X1, producing MNPGAPSYPMASLYVGDLHPDVTEAMLYEKFSPAGPILSIRVCRDMITRRSLGYAYVNFQQPADAERALDTMNFDVIKGKPVRIMWSQRDPSLRKSGVGNIFIKNLDKSIDNKALYDTFSAFGNILSCKVVCDENGSKGYGFVHFETQEAAERAIDKMNGMLLNDRKVFVGRFKSRKEREAELGARAKEFTNVYIKNFGEDMDDERLKDMFGKYGPALSVKVMTDDSGKSKGFGFVSFERHEDAQKAVDDMNGKDMNGKNIYVGRAQKKVERQTELKRKFEQMKQDRITRYQGVNLYVKNLDDGIDDERLRKEFSPFGTITSAKVMMEGGRSKGFGFVCFSSPEEATKAVTEMNGRIVATKPLYVALAQRKEERQAHLTNQYMQRMASVRAVPNPVINPYQPPPSSYFMAALPPAQNRAAYYPAGQIAQLRPNPRWTAQGARPHPFQNMPGAIRPAAPRPPTFSTMRPTSQVPRVVSAQRVVPPANTSTQTMGPRPTNAAAAAAANSAVRTVPQYKYAAGVRNPQQHLNAQPQVAMQQPAVHVQGQEPLTASMLAAAPPQEQKQMLGERLFPLIQAMHPTLAGKITGMLLEIDNSELLHMLESPESLRSKVDEAVAVLQAHQAKEAAQKSVGNATGVAAV from the exons ATGAATCCAGGTGCTCCTAGCTACCCTATGGCATCCCTGTATGTTGGGGACCTCCACCCTGATGTTACAGAGGCCATGTTGTATGAAAAGTTCAGTCCTGCTGGACCCATTTTATCAATTCGGGTCTGCAGAGACATGATTACACGTCGTTCCCTTGGCTATGCTTACGTAAACTTTCAACAGCCAGCTGATG ccgaacGTGCTCTGGATACAATGAACTTTGACGTCATCAAAGGCAAGCCAGTACGCATCATGTGGTCCCAGCGTGATCCATCTCTGCGTAAAAGTGGAGTTGGAAACATCTTTATTAAGAACCTCGACAAATCGATTGACAATAAGGCTCTATACGACACCTTTTCTGCCTTTGGAAACATCTTGTCTTGCAAG GTTGTCTGTGATGAGAATGGATCAAAGGGCTATGGATTTGTCCACTTTGAGACCCAGGAAGCTGCTGAAAGGGCCATCGATAAAATGAATGGCATGCTTTTGAATGACCGAAAAGT ATTTGTTGGACGTTTTAAATCCCGCAAAGAAAGAGAAGCTGAACTTGGGGCTAGAGCCAAGGAATTTACAAACGTATACATAAAGAATTTCGGTGAAGACATGGATGATGAACGGCTGAAAGACATGTTCGGCAAATATG GCCCTGCACTCAGTGTCAAAGTCATGACTGATGATAGTGGAAAGTCCAAAGGATTCGGATTTGTCAGTTTCGAGCGGCATGAGGATGCTCAGAAG GCTGTTGATGACATGAATGGGAAGGACATGAACGGTAAAAACATCTATGTGGGTCGTGCCCAGAAAAAAGTTGAGCGGCAGACGGAGCTTAAACGAAAATTTGAGCAAATGAAGCAGGACCGTATCACCAGATACCAG GGTGTTAAcctttatgtaaaaaatcttGATGATGGGATCGATGATGAGCGACTTCGCAAGGAGTTTTCACCCTTTGGCACCATCACAAGTGCAAAG GTCATGATGGAAGGAGGACGCAGCAAGGGCTTTGGCTTTGTCTGTTTTTCATCCCCTGAAGAAGCAACCAAAGCTGTGACGGAGATGAATGGCAGAATCGTGGCAACAAAACCCCTGTATGTAGCCCTGGCTCAGCGTAAAGAGGAGCGCCAGGCTCATCTGACTAATCAGTACATGCAGAGAATGGCAAGTGTCAGGGCTGTGCCTAATCCAGTCATAAACCCTTACCAGCCACCACCATCCAGTTATTTCATGGCTGCCCTTCCACCG GCTCAAAACCGTGCTGCATATTACCCAGCTGGACAGATTGCACAGCTTAGACCAAACCCTCGCTGGACCGCGCAAGGTGCTAGACCACACC CATTCCAAAACATGCCAGGAGCCATCCGCCCTGCTGCACCTCGTCCGCCTACTTTTAGTACGATGAGACCGACTTCTCAGGTCCCACGCGTTGTTTCAGCTCAGCGTGTTG TTCCCCCAGCGAACACCTCAACACAGACAATGGGCCCTCGTCCTACAAACGCTGCCGCTGCTGCAGCTGCAAATTCGGCAGTTCGTACAGTTCCTCAGTACAAGTATGCTGCTGGTGTGCGCAATCCACAGCAGCACCTCAACGCCCAGCCACAGGTTGCTATGCAACAG CCTGCTGTACATGTGCAGGGTCAGGAACCCTTGACTGCCTCCATGCTGGCTGCAGCCCCACCTCAAGAGCAGAAGCAGATGCTTG gtgagCGCCTCTTCCCACTGATCCAAGCCATGCACCCAACTCTAGCTGGAAAGATCACTGGAATGTTGCTGGAAATTGACAATTCTGAGTTGCTTCATATGCTTGAGTCACCGGAATCCCTTCGATCAAAG GTTGATGAAGCAGTTGCTGTCCTTCAAGCCCATCAGGCCAAGGAAGCTGCACAGAAGTCTGTTGGCAATGCCACTGGAGTTGCAGCTGTCTAA
- the PABPC1 gene encoding polyadenylate-binding protein 1 isoform X2 — protein MNPGAPSYPMASLYVGDLHPDVTEAMLYEKFSPAGPILSIRVCRDMITRRSLGYAYVNFQQPADAERALDTMNFDVIKGKPVRIMWSQRDPSLRKSGVGNIFIKNLDKSIDNKALYDTFSAFGNILSCKVVCDENGSKGYGFVHFETQEAAERAIDKMNGMLLNDRKVFVGRFKSRKEREAELGARAKEFTNVYIKNFGEDMDDERLKDMFGKYGPALSVKVMTDDSGKSKGFGFVSFERHEDAQKAVDDMNGKDMNGKNIYVGRAQKKVERQTELKRKFEQMKQDRITRYQGVNLYVKNLDDGIDDERLRKEFSPFGTITSAKVMMEGGRSKGFGFVCFSSPEEATKAVTEMNGRIVATKPLYVALAQRKEERQAHLTNQYMQRMASVRAVPNPVINPYQPPPSSYFMAALPPAQNRAAYYPAGQIAQLRPNPRWTAQGARPHPFQNMPGAIRPAAPRPPTFSTMRPTSQVPRVVSAQRVANTSTQTMGPRPTNAAAAAAANSAVRTVPQYKYAAGVRNPQQHLNAQPQVAMQQPAVHVQGQEPLTASMLAAAPPQEQKQMLGERLFPLIQAMHPTLAGKITGMLLEIDNSELLHMLESPESLRSKVDEAVAVLQAHQAKEAAQKSVGNATGVAAV, from the exons ATGAATCCAGGTGCTCCTAGCTACCCTATGGCATCCCTGTATGTTGGGGACCTCCACCCTGATGTTACAGAGGCCATGTTGTATGAAAAGTTCAGTCCTGCTGGACCCATTTTATCAATTCGGGTCTGCAGAGACATGATTACACGTCGTTCCCTTGGCTATGCTTACGTAAACTTTCAACAGCCAGCTGATG ccgaacGTGCTCTGGATACAATGAACTTTGACGTCATCAAAGGCAAGCCAGTACGCATCATGTGGTCCCAGCGTGATCCATCTCTGCGTAAAAGTGGAGTTGGAAACATCTTTATTAAGAACCTCGACAAATCGATTGACAATAAGGCTCTATACGACACCTTTTCTGCCTTTGGAAACATCTTGTCTTGCAAG GTTGTCTGTGATGAGAATGGATCAAAGGGCTATGGATTTGTCCACTTTGAGACCCAGGAAGCTGCTGAAAGGGCCATCGATAAAATGAATGGCATGCTTTTGAATGACCGAAAAGT ATTTGTTGGACGTTTTAAATCCCGCAAAGAAAGAGAAGCTGAACTTGGGGCTAGAGCCAAGGAATTTACAAACGTATACATAAAGAATTTCGGTGAAGACATGGATGATGAACGGCTGAAAGACATGTTCGGCAAATATG GCCCTGCACTCAGTGTCAAAGTCATGACTGATGATAGTGGAAAGTCCAAAGGATTCGGATTTGTCAGTTTCGAGCGGCATGAGGATGCTCAGAAG GCTGTTGATGACATGAATGGGAAGGACATGAACGGTAAAAACATCTATGTGGGTCGTGCCCAGAAAAAAGTTGAGCGGCAGACGGAGCTTAAACGAAAATTTGAGCAAATGAAGCAGGACCGTATCACCAGATACCAG GGTGTTAAcctttatgtaaaaaatcttGATGATGGGATCGATGATGAGCGACTTCGCAAGGAGTTTTCACCCTTTGGCACCATCACAAGTGCAAAG GTCATGATGGAAGGAGGACGCAGCAAGGGCTTTGGCTTTGTCTGTTTTTCATCCCCTGAAGAAGCAACCAAAGCTGTGACGGAGATGAATGGCAGAATCGTGGCAACAAAACCCCTGTATGTAGCCCTGGCTCAGCGTAAAGAGGAGCGCCAGGCTCATCTGACTAATCAGTACATGCAGAGAATGGCAAGTGTCAGGGCTGTGCCTAATCCAGTCATAAACCCTTACCAGCCACCACCATCCAGTTATTTCATGGCTGCCCTTCCACCG GCTCAAAACCGTGCTGCATATTACCCAGCTGGACAGATTGCACAGCTTAGACCAAACCCTCGCTGGACCGCGCAAGGTGCTAGACCACACC CATTCCAAAACATGCCAGGAGCCATCCGCCCTGCTGCACCTCGTCCGCCTACTTTTAGTACGATGAGACCGACTTCTCAGGTCCCACGCGTTGTTTCAGCTCAGCGTGTTG CGAACACCTCAACACAGACAATGGGCCCTCGTCCTACAAACGCTGCCGCTGCTGCAGCTGCAAATTCGGCAGTTCGTACAGTTCCTCAGTACAAGTATGCTGCTGGTGTGCGCAATCCACAGCAGCACCTCAACGCCCAGCCACAGGTTGCTATGCAACAG CCTGCTGTACATGTGCAGGGTCAGGAACCCTTGACTGCCTCCATGCTGGCTGCAGCCCCACCTCAAGAGCAGAAGCAGATGCTTG gtgagCGCCTCTTCCCACTGATCCAAGCCATGCACCCAACTCTAGCTGGAAAGATCACTGGAATGTTGCTGGAAATTGACAATTCTGAGTTGCTTCATATGCTTGAGTCACCGGAATCCCTTCGATCAAAG GTTGATGAAGCAGTTGCTGTCCTTCAAGCCCATCAGGCCAAGGAAGCTGCACAGAAGTCTGTTGGCAATGCCACTGGAGTTGCAGCTGTCTAA